In Rhodothermus marinus DSM 4252, a single genomic region encodes these proteins:
- a CDS encoding oxidoreductase, translated as MARRKPKLAVWKFASCDGCQLSLLDCEDELLAVAGAIEIAYFLEASRATVRGPYDLSLVEGSITTPHDAERIRQIRQQSRFLVTIGACATAGGIQALRNFQDVAEFTRIVYARPEYIETLATSTPIAEHVPVDFELRGCPINKQQLLEVITAFLQGRRPNIPTYSVCVECKRRGTVCVMVARGTPCLGPLTQAGCGALCPAYNRGCYACFGPKETPNPASLMQWWQEQLGVSARDAERALRTFNAYAPAFREATIAQPNP; from the coding sequence ATGGCCCGACGCAAGCCCAAACTCGCGGTCTGGAAGTTTGCCTCCTGCGACGGCTGCCAGCTCAGCCTGCTCGACTGCGAAGACGAACTGCTGGCGGTAGCCGGCGCCATCGAGATTGCCTACTTCCTGGAGGCTTCCCGGGCGACGGTGCGCGGTCCCTATGACCTGTCGCTCGTCGAGGGCTCCATCACCACGCCGCACGATGCCGAGCGCATTCGCCAGATCCGTCAGCAGTCGCGTTTTCTTGTGACCATCGGCGCGTGCGCCACGGCGGGCGGCATCCAGGCGCTGCGCAACTTTCAGGACGTGGCCGAATTCACGCGCATCGTCTACGCCCGGCCGGAGTACATCGAGACGCTGGCCACCTCGACCCCGATCGCCGAGCACGTACCCGTTGATTTCGAACTGCGCGGCTGCCCGATCAACAAGCAGCAGCTGCTGGAAGTCATCACGGCGTTTCTGCAGGGCCGGCGCCCCAACATCCCCACCTACAGCGTCTGCGTCGAGTGCAAGCGTCGGGGCACGGTGTGCGTCATGGTAGCCCGCGGCACGCCCTGCCTGGGGCCGCTCACACAGGCCGGCTGCGGCGCGCTGTGCCCTGCCTACAACCGGGGCTGCTACGCCTGCTTCGGCCCGAAAGAAACACCCAACCCGGCCTCGCTCATGCAGTGGTGGCAGGAGCAGCTCGGCGTGTCGGCCCGCGATGCCGAGCGGGCCCTCCGCACCTTCAACGCCTATGCCCCGGCCTTCCGGGAAGCGACGATCGCCCAACCCAACCCGTAG